Proteins encoded together in one Rhea pennata isolate bPtePen1 chromosome 27, bPtePen1.pri, whole genome shotgun sequence window:
- the MATK gene encoding megakaryocyte-associated tyrosine-protein kinase isoform X2: MSGKHWAPGTQCVTKHDHTKPKARELAFRKGDVVTIIEAVEGKGWYHAKHNDTGEEGLLAASSLRERGAIRADPKLSLMPWFHGKISGVQAVQELQPPEDGLFLVRESIRHPGDYVLCVSFGKEVIHYRVIYEENTLSIDSEQRFCNLIDMIEHYMKEQGAICTKLVKPKPKIGMKSAEEELAKAGWLLNLQHLTLGDRIGQGEFGDVLQGEYMGQKVAVKNIKCDVTAQAFLAETAAMTKVRHKNLVRLLGVILHNGLYIVMEFMSKGNLVNFLRTRGRAVIQTRQLLQFALDIAQGMDYLESKKLVHRDLAARNILISEENVAKVSDFGLARVNPKGTDTTLLPVKWSAPEALKHNSLKEVTEMLEQGYRMEAPEDCPPTVYALMKSCWELEPGKRPSFKKLTEKLQKELKHLGDV, from the exons ATGTCTGGG AAACACTGGGCCCCAGGGACACAGTGTGTCACCAAACACGATCACACCAAGCCCAAGGCCCGAGAGCTGGCCTTCCGCAAGGGAGACGTGGTCACCATCATCGAGGCTGTGGAG ggCAAAGGGTGGTACCACGCTAAGCACAATGATACCGGGGAGGAAGGGCTGCTGGCGGCCAGCTCGCTGCGGGAGCGTGGAGCCATCCGGGCGGACCCAAAGCTCAGTCTCATGCC CTGGTTCCATGGGAAGATCTCAGGGGTGCAGGCAGTGCAGGAGCTTCAGCCTCCTGAGGACGGGCTGTTCCTGGTGCGTGAATCCATCCGGCACCCTGGTGACTACGTGCTGTGCGTGAGCTTTGGCAAGGAGGTCATCCACTACCGTGTGATATACGAGGAAAACACGCTGAGCATTGACAGCGAGCAGCGCTTCTGCAACCTCATCGACATGATTGAG CACTACATGAAGGAACAGGGAGCTATCTGTACCAAGCTGGTGAAACCCAAACCGAAAATCGGCATGAAGTcagctgaggaggagctggctAAAG CTGGCTGGTTGCTGAACCTACAGCACCTCACACTGGGAGACCGCATTGGGCAAGGCGAGTTTGGAG ATGTCCTGCAGGGCGAATACATGGGGCAGAAGGTGGCCGTGAAGAACATCAAGTGTGATGTGACTGCCCAAGCCTTCCTTGCTGAAACTGCTGCCATGAC AAAGGTCCGACACAAGAACCTGGTGCGTTTGCTTGGTGTGATCCTGCACAATGGCCTTTACATCGTCATGGAGTTCATGAGCAAG GGGAACCTGGTGAACTTCCTACGCACACGGGGCCGGGCGGTCATCCAGACCAGGCAGCTCCTCCAGTTTGCTCT ggacaTTGCCCAGGGCATGGACTACCTGGAGTCCAAGAAGCTGGTGCACAGAGATCTCGCTGCCCGTAACATCCTCATCTCTGAAGAGAATGTGGCCAAAGTGAGTGACTTTGGTTTGGCAAGAGTCAATCCAAAGGGCACAGATACCACCTTGCTGCCTGTGAAGTGGTCAGCTCCAGAGGCCCTTAAACACAAC agCCTGAAGGAGGTGACGGAGATGCTGGAGCAGGGGTACCGCATGGAGGCCCCTGAGGACTGCCCACCTACTGTCTATGCACTGATGAAAAGCTGTTGGGAGCTGGAGCCAGGGAAGCGACCATCCTTCAAGAAACTCACggagaagctgcagaaggagcTGAAGCATTTAGGGGATGTTTAA
- the MATK gene encoding megakaryocyte-associated tyrosine-protein kinase isoform X1: MSGKHWAPGTQCVTKHDHTKPKARELAFRKGDVVTIIEAVEGKGWYHAKHNDTGEEGLLAASSLRERGAIRADPKLSLMPWFHGKISGVQAVQELQPPEDGLFLVRESIRHPGDYVLCVSFGKEVIHYRVIYEENTLSIDSEQRFCNLIDMIEHYMKEQGAICTKLVKPKPKIGMKSAEEELAKAGWLLNLQHLTLGDRIGQGEFGDVLQGEYMGQKVAVKNIKCDVTAQAFLAETAAMTKVRHKNLVRLLGVILHNGLYIVMEFMSKGNLVNFLRTRGRAVIQTRQLLQFALDIAQGMDYLESKKLVHRDLAARNILISEENVAKVSDFGLARVNPKGTDTTLLPVKWSAPEALKHNKFSSKSDVWSYGILLWEVFSYGRAPYPKMSLKEVTEMLEQGYRMEAPEDCPPTVYALMKSCWELEPGKRPSFKKLTEKLQKELKHLGDV, from the exons ATGTCTGGG AAACACTGGGCCCCAGGGACACAGTGTGTCACCAAACACGATCACACCAAGCCCAAGGCCCGAGAGCTGGCCTTCCGCAAGGGAGACGTGGTCACCATCATCGAGGCTGTGGAG ggCAAAGGGTGGTACCACGCTAAGCACAATGATACCGGGGAGGAAGGGCTGCTGGCGGCCAGCTCGCTGCGGGAGCGTGGAGCCATCCGGGCGGACCCAAAGCTCAGTCTCATGCC CTGGTTCCATGGGAAGATCTCAGGGGTGCAGGCAGTGCAGGAGCTTCAGCCTCCTGAGGACGGGCTGTTCCTGGTGCGTGAATCCATCCGGCACCCTGGTGACTACGTGCTGTGCGTGAGCTTTGGCAAGGAGGTCATCCACTACCGTGTGATATACGAGGAAAACACGCTGAGCATTGACAGCGAGCAGCGCTTCTGCAACCTCATCGACATGATTGAG CACTACATGAAGGAACAGGGAGCTATCTGTACCAAGCTGGTGAAACCCAAACCGAAAATCGGCATGAAGTcagctgaggaggagctggctAAAG CTGGCTGGTTGCTGAACCTACAGCACCTCACACTGGGAGACCGCATTGGGCAAGGCGAGTTTGGAG ATGTCCTGCAGGGCGAATACATGGGGCAGAAGGTGGCCGTGAAGAACATCAAGTGTGATGTGACTGCCCAAGCCTTCCTTGCTGAAACTGCTGCCATGAC AAAGGTCCGACACAAGAACCTGGTGCGTTTGCTTGGTGTGATCCTGCACAATGGCCTTTACATCGTCATGGAGTTCATGAGCAAG GGGAACCTGGTGAACTTCCTACGCACACGGGGCCGGGCGGTCATCCAGACCAGGCAGCTCCTCCAGTTTGCTCT ggacaTTGCCCAGGGCATGGACTACCTGGAGTCCAAGAAGCTGGTGCACAGAGATCTCGCTGCCCGTAACATCCTCATCTCTGAAGAGAATGTGGCCAAAGTGAGTGACTTTGGTTTGGCAAGAGTCAATCCAAAGGGCACAGATACCACCTTGCTGCCTGTGAAGTGGTCAGCTCCAGAGGCCCTTAAACACAAC AAATTCTCCTCTAAGTCAGATGTCTGGAGCTACGGGATCCTCCTGTGGGAGGTGTTCTCCTACGGCCGGGCGCCATATCCCAAGATG agCCTGAAGGAGGTGACGGAGATGCTGGAGCAGGGGTACCGCATGGAGGCCCCTGAGGACTGCCCACCTACTGTCTATGCACTGATGAAAAGCTGTTGGGAGCTGGAGCCAGGGAAGCGACCATCCTTCAAGAAACTCACggagaagctgcagaaggagcTGAAGCATTTAGGGGATGTTTAA